One genomic window of Halobellus limi includes the following:
- a CDS encoding MFS transporter, translated as MIFLVNLGRVVFAPLLQEFIAVFQIGEGTAGLIATLAWLGSALLRVPTGWLLTRVARHRVILVTGALLTGAAAFIASATSVAMVAVGALCMGLASGSYFVAANPFVSELYPDRVGWALGIHGMTSQLAAVAAAPLVTLVLTLFVDWRIVFVCIAVATALVTVTLFFTARSTDLPDAGSADRDLIGAIRTEWRVVLLAVVVVGATGFVWQGLFNFYELYMRTKGLSDTASKNLLTVIFAAGVPAFFVSGRLADTLPRVPYILTIIGSFTVCVLAVTVTSGLVALIVLTALIGYVLHSLFPAIDTYLLDTLPDGTRASAYAWYSGGMMVLQASGSSAVGALREAGLAYDLIFTQLALGLAVVVVGLLALQRSGRLPQSATRE; from the coding sequence ATGATCTTCTTGGTGAACCTCGGGAGAGTCGTCTTCGCGCCGCTGCTCCAGGAGTTCATCGCGGTGTTTCAGATCGGTGAGGGGACCGCGGGACTCATCGCGACGCTCGCGTGGCTGGGGAGCGCGCTGCTCCGCGTCCCGACCGGCTGGCTTCTCACCCGGGTCGCGCGCCACCGCGTGATCCTGGTGACCGGCGCGCTCCTCACGGGCGCGGCGGCGTTCATCGCGAGCGCGACGTCCGTCGCGATGGTCGCCGTCGGCGCGCTGTGTATGGGACTCGCCTCCGGGAGCTACTTCGTCGCGGCCAACCCCTTCGTCAGCGAACTCTACCCCGATCGCGTCGGCTGGGCGCTGGGGATCCACGGGATGACGAGCCAGCTCGCGGCCGTCGCGGCCGCGCCGCTCGTCACGCTCGTCCTCACCCTGTTCGTCGACTGGCGGATCGTGTTCGTCTGCATCGCCGTCGCGACCGCGCTCGTCACGGTCACGCTGTTCTTCACCGCCCGCTCTACGGACCTCCCCGACGCCGGTTCCGCCGACCGGGACCTGATCGGGGCGATCCGCACCGAGTGGCGGGTCGTGTTACTGGCCGTCGTCGTCGTGGGCGCGACGGGGTTCGTCTGGCAGGGGCTGTTCAACTTCTACGAGCTGTATATGCGCACGAAGGGGCTCTCCGATACGGCCTCGAAGAACCTCCTCACCGTGATCTTCGCCGCCGGGGTGCCGGCGTTCTTCGTATCGGGCCGGCTGGCGGACACCCTCCCCCGCGTGCCGTACATCCTGACGATCATCGGGTCGTTCACGGTCTGCGTCCTCGCGGTGACGGTGACTTCCGGTCTCGTCGCGCTGATCGTGCTGACGGCTCTGATCGGGTACGTCCTCCACAGCCTGTTCCCGGCGATCGACACGTACCTGCTGGATACGCTCCCCGACGGAACCAGAGCGAGCGCCTACGCGTGGTACTCCGGCGGGATGATGGTCCTCCAGGCCAGCGGCTCCTCGGCCGTCGGCGCGCTGCGGGAGGCCGGCCTCGCCTACGACCTCATCTTCACGCAGTTGGCACTCGGACTGGCGGTCGTCGTCGTGGGGCTCCTCGCCCTCCAGCGGAGCGGGCGCCTGCCGCAGTCGGCGACGCGCGAGTGA
- a CDS encoding HVO_0758 family zinc finger protein produces MKSTRKGLRDGELEKDTYGRLNCAECGETLNTENDPDEVYTVRRCADCEREWKELR; encoded by the coding sequence ATGAAGTCGACGCGGAAGGGGCTACGGGACGGGGAGTTGGAGAAGGACACGTACGGACGACTGAACTGCGCCGAGTGCGGAGAGACGCTGAACACCGAAAACGATCCGGACGAGGTGTACACGGTTCGGCGGTGCGCCGACTGCGAGCGCGAGTGGAAGGAGCTCCGGTAG
- a CDS encoding aldo/keto reductase: MATSEGTWGYRDRFGDAFARTYFRRFGPGVASSVGLGTYLGEPTDAVDARYRESIAEALSAGVNVVDTAINYRHQRSERVVGEALDAADVAREEVVVATKGGFVPFDGSRPDDPAAYVRAEFVDPGLVDPSDLARGSHAIAPDFLEAMLDRSLSNLGVDTVDCYYVHNPETQLQVRDRESVYDALESAFERLERRRAAGDIGGYGVATWEAFRVPRSHDAYLSLPEVVARADSAAESVGVDDAGLSAVQLPFNVAMADAFTVAAHRHPEADRDVSALEYAQAVGLDVVASATLAQGDLATSIPAGVDAELAGETPAQRAINFARSAPGVTTALVGTSSPAHVPENVAAGTFEPLGARAFDAVFQ; encoded by the coding sequence ATGGCGACGAGCGAGGGGACCTGGGGGTACCGGGACCGATTCGGCGACGCGTTCGCGCGCACCTACTTCCGCCGGTTCGGTCCGGGGGTCGCATCGAGCGTCGGTCTCGGGACGTACTTGGGTGAGCCGACCGACGCGGTCGACGCGCGCTACCGCGAGTCGATCGCTGAGGCGCTCTCGGCGGGCGTCAACGTCGTCGACACGGCGATCAACTACCGTCACCAGCGGAGCGAGCGCGTCGTCGGCGAGGCGCTCGACGCCGCGGACGTCGCCCGCGAGGAGGTCGTCGTAGCCACGAAGGGAGGGTTCGTCCCGTTCGACGGCTCGCGCCCCGACGATCCGGCCGCGTACGTCCGCGCGGAGTTCGTCGACCCCGGGCTCGTCGACCCGAGCGACCTCGCCCGCGGGAGCCACGCCATCGCTCCCGACTTCCTGGAGGCGATGCTCGACCGATCGTTGTCGAACCTGGGGGTCGACACGGTCGACTGCTACTACGTCCACAACCCCGAGACGCAACTGCAGGTCCGCGACCGCGAGTCCGTCTACGACGCGCTCGAATCGGCCTTCGAGCGGCTCGAACGTCGGCGCGCGGCCGGTGACATCGGCGGCTACGGCGTCGCGACCTGGGAGGCGTTCCGCGTCCCCCGATCCCACGACGCGTACCTCTCGCTGCCCGAAGTCGTCGCTCGCGCCGACTCAGCCGCCGAGTCGGTCGGCGTCGACGACGCCGGACTCTCGGCCGTCCAGTTGCCGTTCAACGTCGCGATGGCGGACGCGTTCACCGTCGCGGCGCACCGACACCCCGAAGCCGATCGCGACGTCAGCGCCCTCGAATACGCGCAGGCGGTCGGACTCGACGTCGTCGCGAGCGCGACGCTCGCACAGGGCGACCTCGCGACGTCGATTCCCGCGGGGGTCGACGCGGAGTTGGCGGGCGAGACCCCCGCACAGCGGGCGATCAACTTCGCGCGCAGCGCGCCGGGCGTCACGACCGCGCTCGTCGGCACAAGTTCGCCCGCACACGTTCCGGAAAACGTCGCCGCCGGGACGTTCGAACCGCTGGGCGCGCGGGCCTTCGACGCCGTGTTCCAGTGA
- a CDS encoding DHH family phosphoesterase: protein MAYPAVAATIVVALLATAIGLYVLRRFERPMGTRFLENLKELDEVAVLLHPNPDPDAMATGIGVASLARQVGTDATVQYAGQVRHQENRAFQTVLELDIEQIDHVSDVAAEHVVLVDHNRPRGFAGSDSVLPFAVVDHHPGDGTGETFTDVRTDYGAASSIVAEYFENVGAKPVPSAKHASEVDAPYTVPSTVATGLLYGILTDTKRLTAGCSAADFDAAGFLYPGVDEDQLDRIANPAVSREVLELKARAIAGRDVRGPFAVSDVGRVSNVDAIPQAADELVQLEGVTAVVVLGERNGVVHLSGRSRDDRVHMGRTLDSAVSDVQDGSAGGHARMGGGQLSLHDGAIRTEFGESISREDLSDRLFESMSGEV, encoded by the coding sequence ATGGCGTATCCTGCCGTCGCGGCCACGATCGTCGTCGCGCTCCTCGCGACGGCGATCGGGCTGTACGTCCTCCGTCGGTTCGAGCGGCCGATGGGGACCCGGTTTCTGGAGAACCTGAAGGAACTCGACGAGGTCGCGGTGCTGCTTCATCCGAACCCCGATCCGGACGCGATGGCGACCGGAATCGGGGTCGCGAGCCTCGCCCGGCAGGTCGGCACCGACGCGACGGTCCAGTACGCCGGTCAGGTCCGCCACCAGGAGAACCGCGCCTTCCAGACGGTGCTGGAACTCGACATCGAGCAGATCGATCACGTCAGCGACGTCGCCGCCGAGCACGTCGTCCTCGTCGATCACAACCGTCCACGGGGGTTCGCGGGCTCCGACAGCGTGCTCCCCTTCGCGGTCGTCGACCACCACCCGGGGGACGGCACGGGCGAGACGTTCACCGACGTCCGGACGGACTACGGCGCGGCCTCGAGCATCGTCGCCGAGTACTTCGAGAACGTGGGCGCAAAGCCCGTCCCGTCGGCCAAACACGCCAGCGAGGTCGACGCGCCCTACACCGTCCCGTCGACGGTCGCGACGGGGCTCCTGTACGGCATCCTGACCGACACGAAGCGCCTGACCGCGGGCTGTTCGGCAGCCGACTTCGACGCGGCGGGCTTCCTGTATCCCGGCGTCGACGAGGACCAGCTGGACCGGATCGCGAACCCCGCGGTGTCCAGAGAGGTCCTCGAACTGAAGGCGCGGGCGATCGCCGGCCGCGACGTCCGCGGCCCCTTCGCCGTCAGCGACGTCGGCCGCGTCTCGAACGTCGACGCCATCCCCCAGGCGGCGGACGAACTCGTCCAACTCGAGGGCGTCACCGCGGTCGTCGTCCTCGGCGAGCGCAACGGCGTCGTCCACCTCTCGGGCCGGTCCCGTGACGATCGGGTGCATATGGGCCGGACCCTCGATTCGGCCGTCTCAGACGTTCAGGACGGCTCAGCGGGCGGACACGCGCGGATGGGCGGCGGCCAACTCTCCCTGCACGACGGGGCGATCCGGACCGAGTTCGGGGAGTCGATCTCCCGCGAGGACCTCTCCGATCGCCTCTTCGAGTCGATGTCCGGCGAGGTGTGA
- a CDS encoding NAD-dependent epimerase/dehydratase family protein, translated as MSRVVIVGCGYVGLELGRRLREAGHDVTGVRRSDEGLDAVAAAGLDAQRADATDPGTLSALPDADWVVFAASSGGRGADAARRVYVEGLRNVIEAYGGRSSPPDRLVYTSSTGVYGDHDGDFVDEETPVDPATEKTRVLAEAERVAREEAAAVGIDGTVARFAGLYGPDRYRLDRYLEGPVTGGYLNMVHRDDAAGAVAFLLEADHARDDVVLVVDDEPVDKWAFADWLADECGVPSPPKRTIEERLSDPDLSAAARRRIETSKRCSNDRLRSLGYEFAYPTYREGYRAAIDAYRSGADAASL; from the coding sequence ATGTCCCGGGTCGTCATCGTCGGCTGCGGCTACGTCGGCCTCGAACTCGGCCGACGGCTCCGTGAGGCCGGCCACGACGTGACGGGCGTCCGCCGCTCCGACGAGGGACTGGACGCCGTCGCGGCGGCCGGGCTCGACGCTCAGCGCGCCGACGCCACCGATCCGGGGACCCTCTCCGCGCTCCCGGACGCCGACTGGGTCGTCTTCGCGGCCAGTTCGGGTGGGCGCGGCGCCGACGCCGCCCGCCGGGTCTACGTCGAGGGCCTCCGGAACGTCATCGAGGCGTACGGGGGACGCTCGTCGCCGCCGGATCGGCTCGTCTACACCTCCTCGACGGGCGTCTACGGCGACCACGACGGCGACTTCGTCGACGAGGAGACCCCGGTCGATCCCGCGACCGAGAAGACCCGCGTGCTCGCCGAGGCCGAGCGAGTCGCTCGCGAGGAGGCCGCAGCCGTCGGCATCGACGGCACGGTCGCGCGCTTCGCGGGGCTGTACGGCCCCGACCGCTACCGGCTCGACCGCTACCTGGAGGGACCCGTGACCGGAGGCTATCTGAATATGGTCCACCGCGACGACGCCGCCGGCGCGGTCGCCTTCCTCCTCGAAGCGGACCACGCGCGCGACGATGTCGTGCTCGTCGTCGACGACGAACCGGTCGACAAGTGGGCGTTCGCCGACTGGCTGGCGGACGAGTGCGGGGTCCCGTCCCCGCCGAAACGGACGATCGAGGAGCGGCTGTCGGACCCGGACCTCTCGGCGGCGGCGCGCCGTCGGATCGAGACGAGCAAGCGCTGTTCGAACGACCGCCTGCGGTCGCTCGGCTACGAGTTCGCGTATCCGACGTACCGCGAGGGATACCGGGCGGCGATCGACGCGTACCGCTCGGGCGCGGACGCGGCGTCGCTCTGA
- a CDS encoding DUF5791 family protein has product MLYDAADDPAGLTPTELREAYEAQLRAVVTDRGVEEVADDTGVDADVLEALVEGAVPQLRVADAASILALDGSRPDAESIVLELRDHLLMAMTTGVVDVDTIASNVDLDLSGQEIQQALEGRTAMTLGQLAAIQRYLAERNDR; this is encoded by the coding sequence ATGCTGTACGACGCGGCCGACGACCCCGCAGGCCTGACGCCGACGGAACTCCGCGAGGCGTACGAAGCACAGCTCAGAGCCGTCGTGACCGATCGCGGCGTCGAGGAGGTGGCCGACGATACCGGCGTCGACGCCGATGTCCTCGAAGCGCTCGTCGAGGGAGCGGTACCACAGTTGCGCGTCGCGGACGCGGCGTCGATTCTCGCCCTCGACGGGAGCCGGCCCGACGCGGAGTCGATCGTCCTGGAACTGCGCGATCACCTCCTGATGGCGATGACCACCGGCGTCGTCGACGTCGACACGATCGCCTCGAACGTCGACCTGGACCTCTCCGGTCAGGAGATCCAGCAGGCGCTGGAGGGCCGGACGGCGATGACGCTCGGACAGCTCGCGGCGATCCAGCGGTATCTCGCCGAACGGAACGACCGCTGA
- a CDS encoding rubrerythrin: MSVGHQVTSDHQLARLLQIGIVLEEVVEARSYHHYQSLDDAPKLDPEIESLLEHAASESAEHRERLEALVDELDAESIPFDEIEALVQAQYGGTEPEDFDDILYDQLCNEETAYKFYDDLIGALRASEATFGIDRDRLIDTLVDIREEEAEGVEEVTKIMNDRQ; the protein is encoded by the coding sequence GTGAGCGTGGGTCACCAGGTCACCTCCGATCACCAGCTCGCGCGCCTCCTCCAGATCGGGATCGTCCTCGAGGAGGTGGTCGAGGCCCGATCGTACCACCACTACCAGTCCCTCGACGACGCGCCGAAGCTCGACCCCGAGATCGAGTCGCTCTTAGAGCACGCCGCGTCCGAGTCGGCCGAGCACCGGGAGCGACTCGAGGCGCTCGTCGACGAACTCGACGCCGAGAGCATCCCGTTCGACGAGATCGAAGCGCTCGTCCAGGCGCAGTACGGCGGAACCGAACCGGAGGACTTCGACGACATCCTCTACGATCAACTGTGCAACGAGGAGACGGCGTACAAGTTCTACGACGATCTCATCGGTGCGCTCCGGGCCTCGGAGGCCACGTTCGGCATCGATCGCGACCGCCTCATCGACACCCTAGTCGACATCCGCGAGGAGGAAGCCGAGGGCGTCGAGGAGGTCACGAAAATTATGAACGACCGCCAATGA
- a CDS encoding metal-dependent transcriptional regulator — translation MNTADQYVKAIYLLQQMENGPASTGALADRLEVSPASANEMIGKLESRGLAEHEKYKGVTLTDEGIVRARDALQTYCIIERFLSNVLSVAEFRAEARELEPVIDDLVAERLDTIIDRSSECPDCFDPETDACCHLDVPTESVETEEQHAD, via the coding sequence ATGAACACCGCCGACCAGTACGTGAAAGCGATCTACCTCCTCCAGCAGATGGAGAACGGGCCCGCCTCGACCGGGGCGCTCGCGGATCGTCTGGAAGTGAGTCCCGCGAGCGCGAACGAGATGATCGGAAAGCTCGAATCGCGGGGGCTCGCAGAGCACGAGAAGTACAAGGGCGTCACTCTCACCGACGAGGGTATCGTCCGCGCCCGCGACGCCCTGCAGACGTACTGCATCATCGAACGGTTCCTCTCGAACGTGCTGTCGGTCGCGGAGTTCCGCGCGGAGGCGCGCGAACTCGAACCGGTCATCGACGACCTGGTCGCCGAGCGGCTCGACACGATCATCGATCGGAGCTCGGAGTGCCCGGACTGTTTCGACCCAGAGACCGACGCGTGCTGTCACCTCGACGTCCCCACCGAGAGCGTCGAGACCGAAGAGCAGCACGCCGACTGA
- a CDS encoding DUF7827 domain-containing protein, whose product MTVGGVDVTDRYTLDADGSTDGQVVLSSETPVDPRSSVTVGIDAVNDSIDTETIEPGSVDVTVASATVSEDEGSVNAYEGSVLAFVATDGSADTDQAFEVEDGDGTFVFSGRTGAGSQVFAFDTAARNWSGEYEIETHLEDGSMDRELGVTLRELAVSVGVDDRNVTTADAVEGEISANAAGRVVEVALHSVDDGDVIERTNLTLGGNGGATFDFAPATVSAAGPGNYTVAVTDAGTGSTNESARIRVVDAGERTASFGSPTVEEHAGDVVEFVVDLRYADTATLTIGSPEDGFRANVTVDDGNGDGTVRVRFNTAAAVGATTLPSDGGAVFGVGVADGGDDSGDAVVSADIDDEHALTASIDPGEYDLAVRSGPDPNGTAEQRGTLLVGAAAPRGLTNWVAPAGSALSTRGDVSEAVESGRLTRATTIAAGDVVIHRLILPGLGGEFARRSGTATETFFALAGTDADALYALNVTQRTASSNDDGARYGLDESDAEVVADPANDTYVIAYESGDEAGLRAGDSLSVSFVAAENGTYDGLDAEERTLTSDYELVEAAIATADDPVVVANATNQSIAGTTNVAPGTELELRIRSVNGTDPRFLKTTRVVVEAQGRWSAEVDFDAQRVGDRFTVASAVEVVAAVDEFLVDGVVRALVPSRVELTPTTTATPGIAGGGGQRADSASGGGSSASDEDESVATSQTATPEESGDSAESVVDSTRRFLGGVLGTFVDGSEEETLRSRLLGFDVLVSLGALTTVALFVSRRE is encoded by the coding sequence GTGACCGTCGGCGGGGTCGACGTGACCGACCGCTACACGCTCGACGCGGACGGATCGACCGACGGGCAGGTCGTGTTGAGTTCGGAGACGCCGGTCGATCCGCGATCGAGCGTGACAGTCGGAATCGACGCGGTGAACGACTCGATCGACACCGAGACGATCGAACCCGGTTCGGTGGACGTGACCGTGGCGAGCGCGACCGTCAGCGAGGACGAGGGGAGTGTGAACGCGTACGAAGGGTCGGTTCTGGCGTTCGTCGCCACGGACGGCTCCGCCGATACCGACCAGGCGTTCGAGGTCGAAGACGGCGACGGAACGTTCGTCTTCTCCGGACGCACCGGGGCCGGAAGTCAGGTGTTCGCCTTCGACACGGCGGCCCGGAACTGGAGCGGGGAGTACGAGATCGAGACGCACCTCGAAGACGGGTCGATGGATCGAGAACTCGGCGTCACGCTCCGAGAGCTGGCGGTGAGCGTCGGAGTCGACGATCGAAACGTCACCACGGCCGACGCCGTCGAGGGGGAAATCAGCGCGAACGCCGCGGGTCGAGTCGTCGAAGTCGCTCTACATTCGGTCGACGACGGCGACGTGATCGAGCGAACGAACCTCACGCTCGGCGGCAACGGGGGCGCGACGTTCGACTTCGCGCCGGCGACCGTCTCGGCGGCGGGGCCGGGGAACTACACGGTCGCCGTGACCGACGCCGGAACCGGTTCCACGAACGAATCGGCCCGAATACGCGTGGTCGACGCCGGAGAGCGAACCGCGTCGTTCGGCTCCCCGACCGTCGAGGAGCACGCCGGCGACGTCGTCGAGTTCGTGGTCGATCTGCGGTACGCTGACACCGCGACTCTGACGATCGGGAGCCCCGAAGACGGCTTCCGAGCCAACGTGACGGTCGACGACGGGAACGGCGACGGGACCGTCCGCGTGCGGTTCAACACCGCGGCCGCGGTCGGGGCGACCACGCTCCCGTCCGACGGTGGCGCGGTGTTCGGAGTCGGTGTCGCCGACGGGGGCGACGACTCCGGCGACGCCGTCGTCTCGGCGGATATCGACGACGAGCACGCCCTGACGGCGTCGATCGACCCGGGAGAGTACGACCTCGCCGTCCGCTCCGGTCCGGACCCGAACGGCACTGCGGAGCAGCGTGGGACCCTCCTCGTCGGCGCGGCCGCACCGAGGGGTCTCACCAACTGGGTCGCGCCGGCCGGGTCCGCGCTCTCGACCCGCGGCGACGTTTCGGAAGCGGTCGAGAGCGGCCGGCTCACGAGGGCCACGACGATCGCGGCCGGGGACGTCGTGATCCACCGTCTGATCCTCCCGGGACTCGGAGGCGAGTTCGCTCGCCGCTCCGGAACGGCGACCGAGACGTTCTTCGCGCTCGCCGGGACCGACGCCGACGCGCTGTACGCGCTCAACGTCACCCAGCGGACGGCGTCGTCGAACGACGACGGCGCTCGATACGGACTGGACGAGAGCGACGCCGAGGTCGTCGCCGACCCGGCCAACGACACCTACGTGATCGCCTACGAGAGCGGTGACGAGGCCGGCCTCCGCGCCGGCGACTCGCTCTCGGTCTCGTTCGTGGCCGCCGAAAACGGAACGTACGACGGTCTCGACGCCGAGGAGCGGACGCTCACGAGCGACTACGAACTCGTCGAGGCCGCGATCGCGACCGCGGACGACCCGGTCGTCGTCGCGAACGCGACGAACCAGTCGATCGCGGGGACGACGAACGTCGCGCCGGGGACCGAACTCGAACTCCGAATCCGCTCTGTGAACGGCACGGACCCCAGGTTCCTGAAGACGACGCGGGTCGTCGTCGAGGCGCAGGGACGATGGTCGGCCGAGGTCGACTTCGACGCACAGCGGGTCGGCGACCGGTTCACGGTGGCCTCCGCCGTCGAGGTCGTCGCCGCCGTGGACGAGTTCCTCGTCGACGGCGTGGTCCGTGCCCTCGTCCCATCGAGGGTCGAACTGACACCCACGACGACAGCGACCCCGGGCATCGCCGGTGGTGGAGGACAGAGAGCGGACAGTGCCAGCGGGGGCGGCTCATCGGCGTCGGACGAAGACGAATCGGTGGCGACCAGCCAGACCGCAACCCCAGAAGAGAGCGGGGACTCCGCGGAGTCGGTCGTCGATTCGACGCGACGGTTCCTCGGCGGCGTGCTCGGAACGTTCGTCGACGGATCCGAGGAGGAGACGCTCCGAAGTCGGCTGCTGGGCTTCGACGTCCTCGTCTCCCTCGGCGCGTTGACGACGGTCGCGCTCTTCGTTTCCCGGCGGGAGTGA
- a CDS encoding HD domain-containing protein, with the protein MGVEIKESTVDGEAFEEMKRFVRDYLAASVESEDHGGRMRWYPWHSAEYRFNHILNVVDIATRIAEREGADVDVVRVAALFHDISKLEADQEVHAEEGARVAREYLEAHGDFPQSFVEQVCQVVADHSYQGPLSDVSLETQSLIEADILDKVGANGTALMLLRMGYEARTHMDAAEMVERVLERGHDATERVNSDAAESIAHKRLTRVKWFREWLESEVPEMDHTADDEEADE; encoded by the coding sequence GTGGGCGTTGAAATCAAGGAATCGACGGTCGACGGCGAGGCCTTCGAGGAGATGAAGCGGTTCGTCCGCGACTACCTCGCCGCGAGCGTCGAGAGCGAAGACCACGGCGGCCGGATGCGGTGGTACCCCTGGCACAGCGCCGAGTACCGCTTCAACCACATCCTGAACGTCGTCGACATCGCGACCCGGATCGCCGAGCGCGAGGGCGCCGACGTCGACGTCGTCCGCGTCGCCGCGCTCTTTCACGACATCTCGAAACTGGAGGCCGACCAGGAGGTCCACGCCGAGGAGGGCGCACGCGTCGCGCGCGAGTACCTCGAAGCCCACGGCGACTTCCCGCAGTCGTTCGTCGAGCAGGTCTGCCAGGTCGTCGCCGACCACTCCTACCAGGGCCCGCTCTCGGACGTCTCACTGGAGACGCAGAGCCTCATCGAGGCCGACATCCTCGACAAGGTCGGCGCGAACGGCACGGCGCTGATGCTGCTCCGGATGGGCTATGAGGCCCGGACGCACATGGACGCCGCCGAGATGGTCGAACGCGTCCTCGAACGCGGTCACGACGCCACGGAGCGAGTGAACTCCGACGCCGCAGAGAGCATCGCGCACAAGCGGCTCACGCGCGTGAAGTGGTTCCGCGAGTGGCTCGAATCGGAGGTCCCCGAGATGGACCATACGGCCGACGACGAGGAAGCGGACGAATAG
- a CDS encoding diphthine--ammonia ligase, with the protein MTDSGSWVSLFSGGKDSSWALYRALEEGLNVSHLLTVHPGEDSYMYHVPETRLAGLAAESIGIDLVEVEPGDLNAADVDDAGAQGDRELEPLEAALSELDAELDGGVAGVTAGAVESEFQTSRIRGMCDRLGIDLFAPLWRRDPRELAEEMLDAGFEIRIVQVAARGLDESWLGRTLDARALDELLALNEEYGVHVLGEGGEFETLVTDGPHMERPIELEYEAVWEGSRGHIRVTDARLGE; encoded by the coding sequence ATGACTGACTCCGGTTCCTGGGTGAGCCTCTTCTCCGGCGGCAAGGACTCCTCGTGGGCGCTCTACCGGGCGCTCGAAGAGGGCCTGAACGTCTCGCACCTCCTGACGGTCCACCCGGGTGAGGACTCGTACATGTACCACGTCCCCGAGACGCGGCTGGCCGGCCTCGCGGCCGAGAGCATCGGGATCGATCTCGTCGAGGTGGAACCGGGTGACCTCAACGCCGCCGACGTCGACGACGCGGGCGCGCAGGGCGACAGGGAGTTGGAACCGCTCGAAGCCGCGCTCTCCGAACTCGACGCGGAACTCGACGGCGGCGTCGCCGGCGTCACCGCGGGGGCCGTCGAGAGCGAGTTCCAGACCTCGCGGATCCGCGGGATGTGCGACCGACTGGGGATCGACCTCTTCGCGCCGCTGTGGCGGCGCGACCCACGGGAGTTGGCCGAGGAGATGCTCGACGCCGGCTTCGAGATCCGGATCGTCCAGGTGGCCGCGCGCGGCCTCGACGAGTCGTGGCTGGGACGGACGCTCGACGCCCGCGCGCTCGACGAGTTGCTCGCGCTCAACGAGGAGTACGGCGTGCACGTACTGGGCGAGGGCGGCGAGTTCGAGACGCTCGTCACCGACGGGCCGCATATGGAACGTCCGATCGAACTGGAGTACGAGGCGGTCTGGGAGGGGTCCCGCGGGCACATCCGCGTGACGGACGCTCGCCTCGGAGAGTGA
- a CDS encoding cupin domain-containing protein, with the protein METDFSVVDPETIEAERFPESGNRHRKLTDALGCTEMRVNTVTLEPGEATTPHAHERQEEVYVALDGGVVEIAGESYDVAPGGVVRISPEPARSVRNESDDAAQTWVMFGAPPLGTVDDFGEYTVPDGERE; encoded by the coding sequence ATGGAAACCGACTTCAGCGTCGTCGACCCCGAGACGATCGAGGCCGAACGGTTCCCCGAATCCGGGAACCGCCACCGGAAACTCACCGACGCGCTGGGCTGCACCGAGATGCGCGTGAACACGGTGACGCTCGAACCGGGAGAGGCGACGACTCCGCACGCCCACGAACGACAGGAGGAGGTGTACGTGGCCCTCGACGGCGGCGTCGTCGAGATCGCCGGGGAGAGCTACGATGTCGCGCCGGGCGGAGTCGTCCGAATCAGTCCGGAGCCTGCCCGGAGCGTCCGCAACGAGAGCGACGACGCCGCGCAGACGTGGGTGATGTTCGGTGCGCCCCCGCTGGGAACGGTCGACGACTTCGGCGAGTACACGGTGCCCGACGGCGAGCGGGAGTAG